A single Oryza brachyantha chromosome 8, ObraRS2, whole genome shotgun sequence DNA region contains:
- the LOC107303424 gene encoding uncharacterized protein LOC107303424, giving the protein MRNNARLQELGIYALSSIFANRSAIALDHNKATHRNAEESESEYEPSRDDTSEEDLIADDNTKQLCKEKSSKKTNNQTSDLPTGGVKFRSRKRVYAQQPSRVTTSKKSVTQPDANLTPSSILVPSLVQPDASLTPIDIRGVFEDNDLALHNDNIHMSWLASHTSAGGIRRSKTPCRIRQIIRN; this is encoded by the exons ATGAGGAACAATGCAAGGCTGCAGGAACTTGGAATTTATGCTTTATctagtatatttgcaaacagaaGTGCCATTGCTCTCGACCACAACAAAGCAACTCATAGAAATGCTGAAGAATCTGAATCTGAGTATGAACCTTCACGTGACGATACTAGTGAAGAAGATTTGATTGCTGATGACAATACTAAG CAACTATGCAAGGAGAAGAGTAGCAAGAAAACTAACAATCAAACTTCAGATTTGCCTACTGGTGGAGTCAAGTTTAGATCTCGTAAAAGAGTTTATGCACAACAACCAAGTAGAGTTACAACGTCAAAGAAAAGTGTTACCCAACCTGATGCAAACCTGACACCTAGTAGCATCCTTGTGCCATCTCTAGTGCAACCTGATGCAAGTCTAACACCAATTGACATACGTGGTGTCTTTGAAG ATAATGACCTTGCCTTGCATAATGACAATATCCACATGTCATGGCTGGCATCGCATACGAGCGCAGGAGGCATACGAAGGAGCAAGACACCTTGCCGGATAAGACAAATCATCCGGAATTAG